The Arthrobacter sp. NicSoilC5 genome has a window encoding:
- a CDS encoding CsbD family protein produces the protein MGLGDKISNAAEDLGGKAKEAAGNATDNDHLKAEGQADQVKADAKKVGESVKDEFKRN, from the coding sequence ATGGGCCTCGGAGACAAGATCAGTAACGCGGCAGAGGACCTTGGCGGCAAGGCCAAGGAAGCTGCAGGCAACGCGACCGACAACGACCACCTGAAGGCAGAAGGCCAGGCCGACCAGGTCAAGGCAGACGCCAAGAAGGTGGGCGAAAGCGTGAAGGACGAGTTCAAGCGCAACTAG
- a CDS encoding DNA polymerase IV: MLHVDLDQFIAAVEVLRRPELAGRPVIVGGRGDPTERAVVSTASYEARAYGVGSGMPLRIAARKVPDAVILPVDHEAYLEASEKVMAVLRAQPGTTVQVLGWDEAFVGLEAADPEAFARRLQEAVLAETQLHCSVGIGDTLVRAKVATTFGKPAGVFRLTQGNWLEVMGERPTIDLWGVGKAVSRRLATLGITTVAELAAANPDDLVPEFGPKMGPWYAQLGRGDGSRTVDDTPWVARGHSRETTFQRDLTDGAQIEDAVRELAAHVLEDVAAEGRPVVGLTLKVRYVPFTTRTYARKIPETSDPALVLAGVLGLVSKIEPGNAVRLLGVRAEMAMPEDSRKGHTPTRSGW, translated from the coding sequence GTGCTGCATGTGGACCTGGACCAGTTCATCGCCGCCGTCGAGGTACTGCGCCGTCCCGAGCTTGCGGGCAGGCCGGTAATCGTCGGCGGCCGGGGCGACCCCACGGAGCGGGCAGTGGTGTCCACGGCGTCCTACGAAGCACGGGCCTACGGCGTGGGGTCCGGAATGCCGCTGCGCATCGCCGCGCGGAAAGTGCCCGATGCGGTCATCCTGCCGGTGGACCACGAAGCCTACCTGGAAGCATCCGAAAAGGTGATGGCGGTCCTGCGTGCCCAGCCGGGAACCACCGTCCAGGTGCTCGGCTGGGACGAGGCGTTCGTCGGGCTCGAGGCGGCCGATCCCGAAGCCTTTGCCCGCCGGCTGCAGGAGGCAGTCCTGGCGGAAACCCAGCTGCACTGCAGCGTCGGCATCGGGGACACCCTGGTCCGTGCCAAGGTCGCGACGACGTTCGGCAAACCCGCGGGCGTTTTCCGCCTCACGCAAGGGAATTGGCTTGAGGTCATGGGGGAGCGGCCCACCATCGACCTCTGGGGTGTGGGAAAGGCGGTGTCCCGCCGGCTCGCCACCCTGGGGATCACGACCGTTGCCGAACTGGCAGCGGCGAACCCCGATGACCTGGTTCCCGAATTCGGTCCAAAAATGGGGCCCTGGTATGCGCAACTGGGACGGGGCGACGGTTCCCGGACCGTCGATGACACCCCGTGGGTGGCGCGCGGGCACAGCCGCGAAACCACTTTCCAGCGGGACCTGACCGACGGGGCGCAGATTGAGGACGCCGTCCGGGAGCTGGCTGCGCACGTCCTGGAGGATGTTGCCGCCGAAGGCAGGCCGGTGGTCGGCCTGACGTTGAAGGTCCGCTACGTTCCCTTCACCACCAGGACTTACGCGCGGAAGATCCCCGAGACCTCCGATCCCGCGTTGGTGCTGGCAGGGGTGCTTGGCCTGGTCTCAAAGATCGAACCCGGCAACGCTGTCCGGCTGTTGGGTGTCCGGGCCGAGATGGCCATGCCCGAAGATTCCCGGAAGGGGCACACCCCAACCCGCAGCGGCTGGTGA
- a CDS encoding dienelactone hydrolase family protein, protein MTNVDLSAAGAAAGGSPSLHGYLAVPVGQGPFPGVVMIHEAFGLDDQTRRHADRLARAGYLTLAVDLYSDGGPRRCLVGTMRAMAARTGRPFTDIATARTWLAESELCNGKTGVIGFCMGGGFALLVARDGFDAASVNYGRLPGKQQQELEDALRGSCPIVANYGGADRSLKRAAARLETALDQLGIEHSVKEFPGAGHAFLNDEEIGPVLLRPLMRVMGVGPDPESAPEAWQRIEDHFARYLKD, encoded by the coding sequence ATGACGAACGTAGACCTCAGCGCTGCGGGCGCGGCTGCCGGCGGCTCCCCCTCCCTGCACGGCTACCTCGCCGTGCCTGTTGGACAGGGGCCGTTTCCCGGCGTCGTGATGATCCATGAAGCGTTCGGCCTGGACGACCAGACCCGGCGGCACGCGGACCGGCTGGCCCGGGCCGGGTACCTCACCCTGGCCGTGGACCTGTACAGCGACGGCGGTCCGCGGCGTTGCCTGGTGGGAACCATGCGCGCCATGGCGGCCCGTACGGGGCGTCCCTTCACCGACATCGCCACGGCCCGTACCTGGCTCGCGGAGTCTGAACTGTGCAACGGCAAAACCGGGGTGATCGGCTTCTGCATGGGCGGCGGGTTCGCCCTGCTGGTGGCGCGTGACGGGTTCGACGCCGCTTCCGTCAACTACGGCCGGCTCCCGGGCAAGCAGCAGCAGGAACTGGAAGACGCACTGCGCGGTTCCTGCCCCATCGTGGCCAACTACGGCGGCGCGGACAGGTCCCTGAAGAGGGCTGCGGCGCGCCTCGAAACTGCGCTGGACCAGTTGGGCATCGAGCACAGCGTGAAGGAGTTTCCCGGCGCCGGGCACGCCTTCCTCAACGACGAAGAAATCGGGCCGGTTCTCCTCAGGCCGCTGATGCGGGTCATGGGCGTGGGGCCGGACCCCGAGTCAGCCCCGGAGGCCTGGCAGCGCATCGAGGACCACTTCGCCAGGTACCTGAAGGACTAA
- a CDS encoding amino acid permease has protein sequence MPQSTPTDLKNSTAPSSAVDPSLSAEGYKKTLGRRHVTMIAMGGAIGVGLFMGAGGRLASTGPALIFSYAIAGVIAYLLMRALGELIMYRQTSGSLVSYSGEMFGKKGAYLSGWMYFINWGMTGIAELIAIGLYFQFFFPNVPVEASAIAALALLVAVNLLSVKAFGEFEFWASCLKVGAIVIFLAVGTFMVVTNAQVGTGHASVANLFAADGGMFPKGALVMVLVLNAVIFAYNGIELVGVTAGEMQKPEREVPKAIRAVVLRIVVFYVGSVLLLAMLLPSDQYKAGTSPFVTVFGQMGLGWVGDVMNMIVITAALSSCNSGLYSIGRVFRTMANNGHAPQWLTKMSKRHVPYAAILAIAAFYLVGILLNIWLGGSHAFDLALNSASIGVIFCWGAIFASQIVLRRRKGITSTLPMPGSPWTSWAGLLGLLAITILIGFDTMTDKATGEVFYLGLWTLGTIPFFAVLLWLGWQKVKNNEPKSELFS, from the coding sequence GTGCCTCAAAGTACCCCCACAGACCTCAAGAACAGCACGGCGCCATCCTCCGCCGTCGACCCGTCCCTCAGCGCCGAGGGCTACAAAAAGACGCTGGGCCGACGCCACGTCACCATGATTGCCATGGGCGGCGCCATCGGCGTGGGCCTCTTCATGGGAGCCGGCGGACGCCTGGCCTCCACCGGCCCGGCCCTGATTTTCTCCTACGCCATTGCCGGCGTCATTGCCTACCTGCTCATGCGGGCCCTGGGCGAACTCATCATGTACCGCCAGACCTCCGGCTCCCTGGTGAGCTATTCGGGGGAGATGTTCGGCAAAAAGGGCGCCTACCTGTCCGGTTGGATGTACTTCATCAACTGGGGCATGACGGGCATCGCGGAGCTCATCGCCATCGGTCTGTACTTCCAGTTCTTCTTCCCCAACGTCCCCGTGGAAGCCTCGGCCATCGCGGCCCTGGCTCTGCTGGTGGCGGTCAACCTGCTGAGCGTTAAGGCGTTTGGCGAATTCGAGTTCTGGGCGTCCTGCCTCAAGGTCGGCGCCATCGTCATCTTCCTGGCCGTGGGCACCTTCATGGTGGTCACCAATGCCCAGGTGGGCACCGGGCATGCCTCGGTGGCCAACCTCTTCGCAGCCGACGGCGGCATGTTCCCCAAGGGTGCGCTGGTGATGGTCCTGGTCCTTAACGCCGTGATCTTCGCCTACAACGGCATCGAGCTGGTCGGAGTCACTGCCGGCGAGATGCAAAAGCCGGAGCGCGAAGTGCCCAAGGCGATCCGAGCCGTCGTCCTGCGCATCGTGGTGTTCTATGTCGGTTCCGTGCTGCTGCTGGCCATGCTGCTGCCGTCCGACCAGTACAAGGCCGGCACGTCGCCGTTCGTGACCGTTTTCGGCCAGATGGGCCTGGGCTGGGTGGGCGATGTGATGAACATGATCGTCATCACCGCCGCGCTGTCCTCGTGCAACTCCGGCCTGTACTCCATTGGCCGGGTCTTCCGCACCATGGCCAACAACGGCCACGCCCCGCAGTGGCTTACCAAAATGTCCAAGCGGCACGTCCCGTATGCCGCCATCCTGGCCATCGCGGCGTTCTACCTGGTGGGCATCCTGCTGAATATCTGGCTGGGCGGTTCGCACGCCTTCGACCTGGCGCTCAACAGCGCCTCGATCGGCGTGATCTTCTGCTGGGGTGCCATCTTCGCCAGCCAGATCGTGCTGCGCCGCCGCAAGGGCATCACCTCCACCCTGCCGATGCCCGGCTCGCCGTGGACCAGCTGGGCCGGACTGCTGGGCCTGCTCGCCATCACCATCCTCATCGGCTTCGACACCATGACGGACAAGGCCACCGGCGAGGTGTTCTACCTGGGCCTCTGGACCCTGGGCACGATCCCGTTCTTCGCCGTGCTCCTGTGGCTCGGCTGGCAGAAGGTCAAGAACAACGAGCCTAAGAGCGAGCTCTTCAGCTAA
- a CDS encoding CPBP family intramembrane glutamic endopeptidase produces MATAHRLPPAPQPQLYRFSPLDLATLCLYVAIAGFFAVAGNVLSPLLRLVAPSPAAASYAVNLLFYASVGILALLAARRVVARDLRVLGTRPWFTLLMVPAAVIAMMILTAVVVAANGQVETSANQAGLQALMQQVPAWLMVPLLVVVGPFVEEYIFRHLLIGKMSRRVNVWICCALSVVLFAALHIVGQEALTLTALLPYLAMGATLVSVYMWTGKNLMFSYFVHAAKNLLAVILVYAIPPELFNQMQNVQA; encoded by the coding sequence ATGGCAACAGCCCACCGCTTACCGCCCGCCCCGCAACCCCAGCTGTACCGGTTTTCGCCCCTGGACCTGGCCACACTGTGCCTCTACGTTGCCATTGCCGGGTTCTTCGCGGTGGCCGGCAATGTGCTGTCCCCACTGCTTCGGCTGGTGGCCCCGTCCCCGGCAGCGGCCTCTTATGCCGTGAACCTGCTGTTCTATGCCTCCGTGGGAATACTCGCGCTCCTGGCCGCCCGCCGGGTGGTGGCGCGGGACCTTAGAGTGCTGGGGACCCGGCCCTGGTTCACCCTGCTGATGGTGCCGGCAGCCGTGATCGCGATGATGATCCTGACCGCCGTCGTGGTGGCCGCGAACGGGCAGGTTGAAACCTCCGCCAACCAGGCCGGGCTGCAGGCGCTGATGCAGCAGGTCCCCGCATGGCTCATGGTGCCTTTGCTGGTGGTGGTGGGTCCGTTCGTGGAGGAGTACATCTTCCGCCACCTGCTCATCGGCAAGATGTCCAGGCGCGTGAACGTCTGGATCTGCTGCGCCCTGTCCGTGGTGCTGTTCGCCGCGCTGCACATCGTGGGGCAGGAGGCGCTGACCCTGACTGCCCTGCTCCCCTACCTGGCCATGGGTGCCACCCTGGTGTCCGTCTACATGTGGACCGGGAAGAACCTCATGTTTTCCTACTTCGTGCACGCCGCCAAGAACCTGCTGGCCGTGATCCTGGTTTACGCCATCCCGCCGGAACTGTTCAACCAGATGCAGAACGTCCAGGCCTAG